A region of the Pseudarthrobacter oxydans genome:
GGACGCGAAGATGGCCAAATCCAGCCGGCCCAGCAGCACCAGGGAGAAGAGCGGAACGAAGACGCCCACCGCGCACCTCAGGGCCGGGTGGTGGTCCTTGTTGCCGGGAGCGATGCTGAACATTTCAGCGAGCAGCTTCACGTGGAATAGCGCCTTTCCTGCGGGACAGGGTGCCTGGGAGGCCCGGTTTCCGGTTTGACGGGGCGGCTGCGCTGACGTTCCTCCAGAATCCTACGCCCGGCGCGCGTCGCGAGATCGGAACAGCCGGGCAACACCCGCGAAACAGCGCCGCGCAATCCTTGGACCATGAAGCCCAGCGCAAGGACCACTCCCGAGGCTGAACTGAGCTGCGAGGTCTGCGGCCTGATGCCGGAACCCACCCGGACGCGCCTGACCTTGGCCAACGTGGCCGTGATGCTTCCGATCGAACTCCTGGTCCACGCCCTGGTGGTGGGCACCGAGCTCCCCTACCTGGCCAAGGTCCTCGTGTTGACCGTCACCGCCACCGTCCTGGTCATCTGGGTGGCGGAACCCTCCGCGGCGCGGGTGCTCCGCGGCTGGCTGCATGCTCCGGCCCTGCGGCAGCGGCGGCGGCTGGCTGTGGCGCCGGCGTTGTGGCGGGCCCGCACCGTCCTGCGGGACGAGCCGGGATCGCTGCAGAAGGTGACCAAGGCCCTGGCCCGCCTGGACACGAACATCCTGAGCATCCACGTGCACCCCGTGGCCGGCGGCGTGCTGGACGAGTTTGTCCTGTCGACGCCCGGTGATGTGGACGAACACCAGCTGCTCGAGGCGCTGCAGCAGGCCGGCGGCACCCGGTCCCGCGCCTGGCCCACCACAGCCCTGGCCATGGCGGACGGCCAGACGAAGGCGCTCAGCCTCGCGGCGCGGATCGCCGACGCGCCGGATGAACTGCCGCTTGCCGTGGCCGAACTGCTGCGGGCACGGATTCTTTCCCCGGCCGAGGCGCGCCTGGAAAGGCACGACGCCGGAACGCGGCTCAAGATTCCTACGGCCTGGCACGGCCCCATCACCTTTGTGCGTCCCGGGGAGCCGTTCACCCCGGCGGAATCGGCCCGCGCCCACCGCCTGGCCGAGCTGGCCGAAATCCTGGCCCACCGTC
Encoded here:
- a CDS encoding ACT domain-containing protein; this translates as MKPSARTTPEAELSCEVCGLMPEPTRTRLTLANVAVMLPIELLVHALVVGTELPYLAKVLVLTVTATVLVIWVAEPSAARVLRGWLHAPALRQRRRLAVAPALWRARTVLRDEPGSLQKVTKALARLDTNILSIHVHPVAGGVLDEFVLSTPGDVDEHQLLEALQQAGGTRSRAWPTTALAMADGQTKALSLAARIADAPDELPLAVAELLRARILSPAEARLERHDAGTRLKIPTAWHGPITFVRPGEPFTPAESARAHRLAELAEILAHRPAPGLPN